Part of the Woronichinia naegeliana WA131 genome, GTGTCAAAACAAAAAGAATGGTTGACTGAAAATTGTCGAGAACTCAAGCATGAAAAAGGAAAAGCAGGAGAACTGCTAAATCTGATGAAAGAAGTCAAAGAAGAAAAAAGTCATTCTAAGAATCTTACCGAGAAACTACAAGCGGCGATTACTTATTACGAGAATCATCAGCATCAAATGGATTATGCTGAATACATAGAGAAAAAGTATCCGATTGGTTCAGGTGTTACGGAAGCAGCTTGTAAGACGTTGGTCAAACAACGATTATGTTGTTCAGGGATGCGATGGAAGGAAAAAGGAGCAGGAATTATTTTGAGCCTACGAGCTTTGGTATTGACGAAGGAACGATGGAGTCAATTTTGGGCAAAACTTGATCAATATGGGTTCCCTGTAGAACCCTGATTACAACAGCTTTTATCAACTAAAGGTCGCACCCGTTGAAGATAATATTCTGAAAATTTTTAATCGTCGATTAACGTGTTCTACTACTACTCGAAGACGGTTTAACAACCGATTATATTGCTTTTCCTCTTTACTTAATTTTTTACCCTTTTTTCTCTTAATCGGTGTTTCACTTAATTTATGAATTTTGGCAATTCCTTGATATCCCTTGTCCGCTATCATTTTTATCAAATCTCCTACTCTTACTCCACTATTTTGGAATAGCTTGAAGTCATGCACTCTCCCTTTACCACTCGCTAGACAGATGATTTTCTGGCTTTTAAGGTCAACAATTATTTGCGTCTTTAATGTATGTTCTTTTTGCTTCCCACTATAATAATTTTTCTGATTTTCTTTTGGTTTTTCTATCGGACTCTCTGTTACATCCATTGCCACTACTTTTTCTTCTGTCCCTTGGGTGCGACCTTTAGTTGATAAAAGCTGTTGTAATCAGGGTTCTACAGGGAACCCATATTGATCAAGTTTTGCCCAAAATTGACTCCATCGTTCCTTGGTCAATACCAAAGCTCGTAGGCTCAAAATAATTCCTGCTCCTTTTTCCTTCCATCGCATCCCTGAACAACATAATCGTTGTTTGACCAACGTCTTACAAGCTGCTTCCGTGACACCTGAACCAATCGGATACTTTTTCTCTATGTATTCAGCATAATCCATTTGATGCTGATGATTCTCGTAATAAGTAATCGCCGCTTGTAGTTTCTCGGTAAGATTCTTAGAATGACTTTTTTCTTCTTTGACTTCTTTCATCAGATTTAGCAGTTCTCCTGCTTTTCCTTTTTCATGCTTGAGTTCTCGACAATTTTCAGTCAACCATTCTTTTTGTTTTGACACTGTATTCGGATGCAACGCTTCTGCCAAGGCACCTAAGTAGGGCTTGCTGAAAAAGTCAAAAAACGAAAGAAATGTGGGTTAGGGAAGTATGGACTGAAAAAGCATAGATAACTTATCCTTATGGAAACAAATCAAAATACAGATTTTGTTTAATCTATTGTTCCTTTCTGTCTAAAAAGGTCAACACAAATCACTCCTCACAAAAGAGAGGAAAATTAACACCATTTTTCACAAGAAAAACGACTCTACAACTTTTTACTTTTTGTCTTCTGAAGTAGAGTAGAAAGATTCATTACCAAAAAGTTCATCGCAATTACCGTTTCCGAGGTCTCAGGTAGTTTGGCCATCACTCGACCAAGACTAAATTTCCTCTTTCCCTGTCCGAATTTACCCTCAATGGCATTACGCACTCTTTCATCTGAGCGTGCCTCTTTCTTTTTTTCTTTGCTCACCTCTTTCGGCGGTCTTCCCAATCGGGGACCACTCATTCTTATATCCCTTTCTTTACAATAAGCTCGATTCGCTTTTGTTCGATAGATTTTATCCACATGAACCGATTCCGGATAACATCCTGTTTCCCTTTTATATTCTTCTATTCGCGCTTGTAAATCTCCCGATTCGTTGTAATTATCCCAACTTAATTTGTCTAAGAAGACAAAGCCATTCACATTACTTGCCGATATTTTAGCTCCAAACTCTACTGCTTTTCCCGCTTTTCCACGCACTATTGGACGCACGTGAGGTTGGCTTACACTCACAATTCTGTTTTCTACTTTATTTGTCTTTTTTTCATACATTTCTAACTGTTGCTCATACACTTTTCCTATCGTTACAAGCTCTTCTTGCTCTTTTTTCGTTAGTTTTTCTAACTTTGCTCCCTCTTCTATCATTTTTTCTATATGAGACAAGTTTCTTTTTATATATCCTAGTTGTTTTTTTGTTCCTTTTCTTCTTTCTTTTTTTGACACACGACGTTTTTTTGCTATGGCTAAGTACTCTTTTCTTGCCACTTCCCTATAAGTCCTCGGCTTTTCTTTCCTTTTCTCTTTTATTTCTTCATACAGCTTATCTATTATTTTTTCTGTTTTTTCTCTGGCATCATTCAATATTCCTATATCCGTTGGATATTTTATATCTGCTGGTGTACAAGTCGCATCTAACAATAACTTTCCTTCATTTTCTTTTTTTTCTGACGCTACACCCGTCGCTTTTTTTTCTATTTCTTTATTAATTTTATTTATTTATTAATTCCATTCCTATTTTTTTACGAAAATGAACCATCATTGACGCATTAAATGCTTCTTTGCTACTATAGCTTTCCATTCCTATAAAGTACTGTAAATAAGGGTTCTCTTTTATTTGTTCTACTGTTTCTCTGTCACTTTTTCCTGAAATTTCTTTGATAATTAATGCTCCTAATGCCATTCTAAATGATTTGGCTGGGGCTCCTTTTTTTCTGTGAAGTTTTTTGCATATTCTTCCTCATATTCTTCCCAGAGAATCATTTTTGACATTTCTATCCAACGATTTTCTTCGTCTAACTGCCCGCCGAACAGATTTTTCAAGTTTTCTGGTGTTTCAATTGAGTACTGTTGCTTTCGGTACATCTGCTTTCTCTCTTCTTAATGCAATGGTTTTGAGGCATTCTACCCTATTTTCGTGCATTCTAGCGGTTCTTAATTCGCCTACTATTTTTCTCCGTAAAGGTTTCAGCTTTTTTCAGCAAGCCCTAAGTAACCAGAGGCATGATAGAAATCTAATATCTGTTCTTCCGTTTGCTTTTCTAAAAACTTCCGTGAGGATGGCTACCGTGGGTAGTGTTCTGAATCTGTGGAAGCACATCTAAATAAGACATCCAAATTCAAAGCGATTGATAAATAATCCAAGGACAATATCGTGCATCACAATAGATTTGGAGAAACAAATCGTTTTTCTCGCTAATCTCTTTATTCGAGTTCTCAATGTCAAGTGCTTTCGTTCGATTTTTTGAGTATTATACTTACCCACCTCATGCAATGCTGGCTCAATATGTCGTTCGTAAGCCCCCCATCCATCTGTATAATATTGAGTAATACCAAAAGGTTCTAACAACTCTTTTAGCCTTAGAAATGCTTCGTCTTTGTGACCAGACAAAACATAAGCTAATATCTCACCTGTCTTATGAGCAATAGCGTGCCATAACCATCTTTGCTCTTCACAAAACCCCACATTTCGTCGAGTTCTGCTTCCACGTCATTCCATTGGCAGAGCGTTACAATACTCTGACTGGGTTCCAGTTCTGCTAGTTTTTTTTCGTTGACGAATACTAAACTAGACTCTTTTTTTTTAGTTCACTAATCACTGTTGATGGACTAATCCTCAGCACACGGGCTGTATCCCTTATGCCACTACCATTCATTGCCATTTCGGCAATCTTTTCCTTTACTTCTGGCAAATAACCTTTATAAGTATAGTTTAAGATAAATGTGCAACGCTTACATTCTGTATTACGACATCTGTAACGCTCTTTCCCCTCCCCAGAGGGGCCGTGTTTCACAATATCCGTACTTTGACAACTTGGGCAAACAATTGCTTTGAATAGCATGGCACACCAATTTTAAGATTTACATTTATTTATTATTACTCTTTTCCACAGGTTTAGAACACGACCCTGACTACAATACGGGCAATGTGATGGTAATCCAGCTCAAATCCTGAGAAAAAGCGTTGTAAGCGTTTGTAATGAGAATCCACCAATGCCCGACCTTCAAAACCCAGGGCCAATTCTTTAAGGTTAACCGTTTTCACTTTGAGGAGGGCGAGTAAGAACAAGGCTAGGAAGGAGAGTCTGGCACCATGCCATCCCAAATGGGGTTTTAGGGCTTGTTTCAATGCGTTATATTGGTTCATGGGTTTTTTTACATTACGTTCATCTTCCATGAAACCCCTTTCTCGTATACTTTTCAAGCCTTTTGTCCTGTACTTAGGCTAGTTTTAGTTAGAATAGAGTGATTATCAAGAATACTTCAGTTAAGTTTAGAAAATATTTTTACTGTTTGTAAAAGAGCAAATAATTTTAATTAATGTTAAGTTATTTTTACTGTTCGTCTGCTTTTTAGTTAAGATATTAGGTGCGATCGCCCTAGTTTTCAAACTCCCGTCCTTGACCTATGAATACCCCCAATCCGCTCTGGCTTTACGACACAACTCTTCGGGATGGAGCACAGCGAGAAGGCATTTCACTCTCTTTAGAAGATAAACTCAAAATTGCGCGTAAGCTAGATCAAATGGGGATTCCTTTTATTGAAGGAGGCTGGCCCGGTGCCAATCCTAAGGATGTTCAGTTTTTCTGGAAATTACGAGAAGAACCTCTATCTCAAGCGGAAGTCGTTGCCTTTTGTTCAACCCGTCGTCCCCATCAATTAGCGGCAGAAGATCGAATGCTTCAGGCGATTTTATCTGCTGGAACTCGCTGGGTGACGATTTTCGGTAAATCCTGGGATCTGCACGTTACGGAAGGACTCAAAACTAGTCTAGCTGAAAATTTAGCCATGATTAGCGACACGATCGCCTATTTGCGCTGTCAAGGCCGTCGAGTCATTTATGATGCTGAACATTGGTTTGATGGTTATAAAAATAATCCTGAATATGCCCTCAAAACCCTTCAAAGCGCGAAGGAAGCCGGAGCAGAATGGTTAGTTCTCTGTGATACCAATGGTGGAACCCTGCCCCACGAAGTTCAAGCCGTTACGCGGAAAGTGATGCAAACCTTAGAACTGAATTCCCAAGCTGACAACCTGCCAAAATTAGGAATTCATGCCCACAATGACGGCGGTACAGCAGTGGCTAATTCTTTGGCTGCTATTTTAGAAGGCGTTAAAATGGTACAGGGAACCATCAATGGTTATGGCGAACGTTGTGGTAATGCCGATTTATGTACCCTCATTCCAAACCTTCAGATCAAGCTAGGTTATGAATGTATTCAATCCCATCAATTAACCCAATTAACAGCGACCAGCCGCTTTGTTAGCGAAATTGTAAATCTGGCCCCTGATGATCATGCCCCTTTTATTGGTCGTTCGGTCTTTGCCCATAAGGGCGGCATTCATGTGTCAGCAGTGCAACGTAATCCCCTCACCTATGAACATATTCAACCAGAACAAATTGGCAATGAACGACGGATTGTGGTATCCGAGCAAGCGGGTTTAAGTAATATTTTATCGAAGGCTAAACTTTATAATATTCATCTTGAAAAAGAAGATCCTGCCTGTCGTCAAATTCTAGAAAAATTGAAAAAATTAGAGCAGGAAGGTTATCAATTTGAGGCCGCAGAAGCTAGTTTTGAATTGTTGATGCGTGAGGCCATGGGAGAACGACAAGCCATGTTTAAAATTAAAGGTTTTCAGGTGCATTGTGATATGTTACAAAATGGAGGGATGCCCTACAGTAATGCTTTAGCTACGATTAAATTAACGGTAAACGATCACGAAATCTTAGAAGCCGCCGAGGGAAATGGCCCGGTATCGGCTTTAGATTCAGCATTACGGAAAGCTCTGGTAAAATTTTATCCCCAAATTGCCGATTTTCATTTAACTGACTATAAGGTAAGAATTCTCGATAGTGGTTCAGGGACATCGGCCAAAACCCGTGTTTTAGTGGAATCTAGTAATGGTAAAGAACGCTGGACAACAGTGGGAGTTTCGGGCAATATTTTAGAAGCTTCTTATCAAGCCGTTGTCGAGGGAATTGAGTATGGCTTGCGCCTTTTGACCTGTTCAATTTGTGTGTGAGTCAATTCTGGGTAATGCATAATGTGAGATTTGCATCACTATCTAGGGCTTGCCAAAAAAGGCTAAAACCCTTATAGAGAAAAGAGCATAGCCATAATAACAACGTCAAAGATGCAGGAAAATAAGCTAGAATGAGTCGGAAACCTTGCATCCCTCCCCTCAACAGTATGTATCGCAAAGAACAGTACACAGAAAAAACACTGGAAAACTTCAAAAACCTGTTTGAGGGGAAATTGGACGAAGAAAATCGTTGGATAAAAATGTCAAAAATGATTCCCTGGGAGGAATTTGAAGGAGAATATGCTAAAAATTTCAAAGAAGAAAAAGGAGCACCAGCAAAGTCATTTAGAATAGCATTAGGGGCATTAATCATTAAAGAAAGGTTAGGAATAAGTGATAGAGAAACAGTAGAGCAAATAAAAGAAAATCCGTATTTATAATACTTTATCGGAATAGAGAGCTACAGTAGCGAGGAGCCGTTTGAAGCATCAACGATGGTTAATTTTCGTAAAAGAATAGGGATGGAATTAACAAATAAAATCAATAAAGAAATGGTAAAGAAGGTTGAGGGAGTAGAAAAAAAAGGAAGAAAATGAAGGTAAGTTATTGTTAGATGCGACTTGTACACCAGCCGATATAAAATATCCAACAGATATAGGAATATTGAATGAAGCCAGAGAAAAAACAGAAAAAATAATAGATAAGTTGCAAAAGAAATAAAAGAAATAAAAGAAAAAAAGAAAGAAAAGCCGATAACCTATAGAGAAAAAGGGAGAAAAGACTACCTAACGGTAGCGAAAAAACGTCGTCCGTCAAAAAAAGAAAAAAGAAAAGGGATTAAAAAACAGCTACAATATATTAAAAGAAACTTATTGTATGTAAAAAAAATGTTAGATGAGGGAGCAAAATTGGAAAAACTAACAAAAAAGGAGAAGGAAATGATTATAACCATAGAAAAAGTGTATGAACAACAACTAGAAATGTATGAGAATAAGACGAATACAGTAGAAAATAGAATTGTGAGTGTAACGCAACCTCATATCCGTCTAATAGTGCGTGGAAAAGCGGGAAAAGCAGTAGAGTTTGGAGCTAAAATATCGGC contains:
- a CDS encoding IS1 family transposase; translation: MGFCEEQRWLWHAIAHKTGEILAYVLSGHKDEAFLRLKELLEPFGITQYYTDGWGAYERHIEPALHEVGKYNTQKIERKHLTLRTRIKRLARKTICFSKSIVMHDIVLGLFINRFEFGCLI
- the cimA gene encoding citramalate synthase, which codes for MNTPNPLWLYDTTLRDGAQREGISLSLEDKLKIARKLDQMGIPFIEGGWPGANPKDVQFFWKLREEPLSQAEVVAFCSTRRPHQLAAEDRMLQAILSAGTRWVTIFGKSWDLHVTEGLKTSLAENLAMISDTIAYLRCQGRRVIYDAEHWFDGYKNNPEYALKTLQSAKEAGAEWLVLCDTNGGTLPHEVQAVTRKVMQTLELNSQADNLPKLGIHAHNDGGTAVANSLAAILEGVKMVQGTINGYGERCGNADLCTLIPNLQIKLGYECIQSHQLTQLTATSRFVSEIVNLAPDDHAPFIGRSVFAHKGGIHVSAVQRNPLTYEHIQPEQIGNERRIVVSEQAGLSNILSKAKLYNIHLEKEDPACRQILEKLKKLEQEGYQFEAAEASFELLMREAMGERQAMFKIKGFQVHCDMLQNGGMPYSNALATIKLTVNDHEILEAAEGNGPVSALDSALRKALVKFYPQIADFHLTDYKVRILDSGSGTSAKTRVLVESSNGKERWTTVGVSGNILEASYQAVVEGIEYGLRLLTCSICV
- a CDS encoding IS1-like element transposase, whose translation is MPEVKEKIAEMAMNGSGIRDTARVLRISPSTVISELKKKSLV